The window ATTCGCAAACTGTATATCGCGTCCCAATTCGCGTGTAAGGTAGGGCACAAGATGCTTAAGGGAATATTTTTCTTCTGGTCCTTCTTTAGGGCGGCCTAGGTGCGACATCAGGATAACAGCACCTCCGTCATTAATAATTTTATTGATGGATGGCAGGGCTGCCTTTAATCGTGTGTCGTCTGTAATTTCGTTCTGCTTGTTCAGGGGTACATTAAAGTCAACCCTCATCAAGGCTCTTTTACCTGAAAAGTTGTATTGATCCAGCGTTTTCATGTTGAAAGTTTCAGTTTTAGGTTTATAGGTCCAAGTTAAACATTCTAAAGAATAAAGTTTCTGATTAAAATCAGGTCTTTGGGCATTCCGGTAGCAATTTTCAGCAGCTTAATGGCAGCGGGGCATGCTCCGGAATATCAAAAAAATACTCTTGATCTTATGCTTCAGATGATACATCAAAGTTGTAGGCTTCGTCCTGACCCATTTTGTGAGAGGCACGCCTTAAGCGGTCATTAATAGCCCGTCCAAGACCATAATCAGGTACTTCTTCGGCAATAATCAGCTTAACAGGTTTGTTGTCCAGCTCTCGTAAAGCTTTGAACAGGTTTCTGGCTGCTTCTACCAGATCTCCGGAGGCAGAAAGGGTGTATTGGGTAGCTTCCGGATAGATATCTTTGAAGGAGAGCACGCCAATATCTGTTTTACCGTGTTGCTGCAAAAGTTCCTGTATACTGCCCAGGTACAGCGGTTTTCTGGGGGCATAGTGACTCTCCAGCTGACCTGGTGCAACAGGGTTGGAGGTGCTGTAGGGTTTTACCTCCAGTGTTCCAACATGTTGCCGGAGCTCTTCCAGCGACATGCCTCCCAGGCGATGTACAATTACTTTATCTCCCTCAAAACCTAAAATGGTGCTTTCAACCCCTACTTCGCAGGGACCACCATCCAGGATGTAGGGAATCTGTTCGCCCAGCTGTTCTTGCACATGCAGGGCAGTAGTAGGGGAGATGTAGCTAAACGGATTTGCACTGGGTGCTGCCAGTGGGAAATGCAGTTTTTCCAGCAGCTGGAGACTAAGCGGATGCCTGGGCACACGAACACCAACTGTATTGAGGCCGGCACTAACCAGGTCCGGTATGCGGTTATTTTTTGGTAAGATAAGGGTAAGCGGCCCCGGCCAGAACTTCTCCGCCAGAGCATAGGCGGTATCGGGAATCTCCAGCAGAAATTCCCTGGCAGCCTCCAGAGAGGTGGTATGCACAATCAGCGGATCAAAGCTGGGGCGCTTTTTGGTGCTGAATATATTTACGACTGCCTTTTCGGAATAGGCATTGCCAGCCAGACCATATACTGTTTCTGTGGGAATAGCCACCAGTTCATCGTGCTCCAGATGAGCTACGGCCCTGTTCAGATCTGTACCTATTGCTGCCATATAGTAGAAAGCCTGAAAAGTACTTATATGTTTTTAAGAACAGGTTTTGGCAGCTTGTTTTGCTGGTTCTGAACCTAACTGTACTGCCTGTTTAAATAAAGTGCAGGCTTCCTGCTGGTTGCCCTCCCGTAACGATATGTTTCCCAGCAGGTAAAAGGCTTCTGCACGTTTTTGATCCTGATTGATGGCCGCAGTAAGGTGCTGTCGGGCCTGAGGAAGGCTGTCAATGGCATAATAAAGCTTTCCTGCATTGAACAGGATCAGCGGATCTGCAGGGTTTTTCTGCAGGGCAATCGTAATGTCCTGCAGGGCAGCGGGAATATTTTGCATATCATACAAAACGGCAGATCTGTTCAGATAAGCATCTGCCACATCCGGCTCCAGCTTAATGGCTTCGTTGTAATCCTGCAGGGATGCGTTCAGGTCTTTTCCCTGAAAGCGTGCATTAGCCCTGTTGAACCAGTATTTATAATCCTCTGGCTGGTAGCGGATAGCCTGGCTAAAATCCGAGACAGCATCCTGCACATTGCCTGTTTCCAGGTAGGCAACGCCCCTAAGATTATAGGCTGCAGCATGATCGGGATTACTGGCCAGCAGCTCATCCAGCTGCTTGATTGCCTCGGTGTAATTACCGCTTTGCACCAGCTGCCGGCTTTGGCTGAGTTGTTCTTCAGGATCCGGGCCACAGGACCACACAAGGATCAATAGCAGGTAAAACCAGGGGGATGTTTTCTTTAGCATGGCGCAAAGATAGAGGCACAGGGCTCAAATAAAAAAGCTTAATGCATAAGTACTATCTTTCTGCTCACCACCTGATCTTCGTATTCCATCCTGACCAGGTAGGTGCCAGGAGGCATGGGAGTACCTGCTACATTGCGGCCATCCCAGGTAATTTCTGTGGTGCCTGCAAACATCTGGTTATAGAGCAGCAGCTTTATAAGCTGGCCGGTACTGCTGTACATCCTGATTCTTACAATACCATCACGTGGTATGCTAAAAGGAATCACCACCACATCGTTAGGAGTAGTTGGATTCGGATAGGGCGGAAGCAGACTCAGGGGCTGGCCTTCGGGATTGATGTAGGTATCCTGTACATCATCATAATTTTTAAAATAAACACCGTTACCATGGGTGGCCACCACCACGCGGCCATCTATTGATCTGTGCCGTATTTGTGGTACCACTACACGGCCAATCAGCTCGGGCGATTCCTGTTCCCAGCTGGTTTCCTGGCCCGAAAGCGCGCGCGTACTGTAAACACCTGTACTGGTGCCCGCCAGGTAAATACTGCTTCCGTCCTGAAGTGGTATAATTTCTACATGTCGTACCGAAGGTCCGCTGCCCTCTCCGTTGGGAAACTCCTCAAGGTTACCGCTGATGTCGGAGAAATTTTCGCCACCATCGTTGCTGTGGAATATACTGCGGACAT of the Flammeovirgaceae bacterium 311 genome contains:
- a CDS encoding Sua5/YciO/YrdC/YwlC family protein (COG0009 Putative translation factor (SUA5)), yielding MAAIGTDLNRAVAHLEHDELVAIPTETVYGLAGNAYSEKAVVNIFSTKKRPSFDPLIVHTTSLEAAREFLLEIPDTAYALAEKFWPGPLTLILPKNNRIPDLVSAGLNTVGVRVPRHPLSLQLLEKLHFPLAAPSANPFSYISPTTALHVQEQLGEQIPYILDGGPCEVGVESTILGFEGDKVIVHRLGGMSLEELRQHVGTLEVKPYSTSNPVAPGQLESHYAPRKPLYLGSIQELLQQHGKTDIGVLSFKDIYPEATQYTLSASGDLVEAARNLFKALRELDNKPVKLIIAEEVPDYGLGRAINDRLRRASHKMGQDEAYNFDVSSEA
- a CDS encoding hypothetical protein (COG0457 FOG: TPR repeat), with the protein product MLKKTSPWFYLLLILVWSCGPDPEEQLSQSRQLVQSGNYTEAIKQLDELLASNPDHAAAYNLRGVAYLETGNVQDAVSDFSQAIRYQPEDYKYWFNRANARFQGKDLNASLQDYNEAIKLEPDVADAYLNRSAVLYDMQNIPAALQDITIALQKNPADPLILFNAGKLYYAIDSLPQARQHLTAAINQDQKRAEAFYLLGNISLREGNQQEACTLFKQAVQLGSEPAKQAAKTCS